The sequence gcgttcacactgcggtacttttcccacaaaggttcatgcgaacttagttcatgcgaactctttagttcgcatgaactaagtacagatcgcgttcacaccagaaaaagtccctgggggtggattaggcaaattaagccgctgacgtcactacttcttcttcttctgctttgggtttactggcaggccgcaacccacttcacggcgtatactgccgcccaaagtccccggctggaagtccccggagttggggactggcttcagtagaagctgctgggagtcccagcagcttctactgaagccttccgattaaatcgccagaacgccgacacctcctcatctccaccgctcccatgttttattttgtgttgccataagttagtctctctgcgtttctgcgctgggctaatgctaataatgctaatgcgaggataataaaatggcggcttcacaaaactttttgggagttttacggggcgtggtttgcaattcgcccagccaatcaggaatatagctcttttctcaaaaaagagccgctcgaaagtccctgctttctagcagggactttcgagggggtgaaaaggttcgcatgaactacttttagtaccggctctttttggtgtgaacgcgatcataaactaagttcgcatgaacctttgtgggaaaagtaccgcagtgtgaacgcggctaatgtcaatacacactatagacagcagttcagtaaagtcatcaaaaaagcttgcacagtatttgggtggtctatagatatttaggaacagagctcgagaggagcatttcagctgaagggccacatattcaaaagaagcaaagttcccataagatgtcttcctgcattgaatggaatcattgaacaaaatagcaactccacctcccttcttttgcattctttcctgactcataaatctaaagttgggagggattgattcgataagaacagctgcactgttattttgttcaatccaagtttccgttaaaaacataaaatcaagattgtgctcagtgataaaatcattgattacaaatgtttttcctggcaaagacctgacatttaataaagctagtttaagtttgttggatacactatcagtaagattttttgtgacaagctgtggctgacatggaatcactgctaaatttgataaactcacacaaacgtttgagcacttcctgtttctaagctgattcaccgctcttaatctattacctatcaacacagatatcggcaaagctactggcagtgTAGAGAAGTATGAGAGATGAGCTGCAGAAAGACAAACACATAAACGCACCAACGAAACGGGCTGTCCCGAATATTCGAGAAGCCCCTCAATGCAGTGTGCAATGCCTCAATGAGCTCAATGTGGGCGGAAGCTCAACGTGGGCGGAGCTTCACAGATGACGCGTTGCATCCTGTTTATTTTTTCATATATTTAGATGGGCCATATTATGCTTTTTGTGGTCTTCTctttcctgcagtgtgttatataggtttttgtgaatgttaatggtctgcaaaggctaatatCTCACAttttacgtgataggctaaggggcgggacatctctaagcggttgaccaatcacaacagagccggccagctaaccaatcagagcagactgggctctggtttcagacagagggtgaaaagaggtgctgcagcacaggcagtatgagaacaataaagagctttttgaacattaaagcatggagacatgtcccagtagagacactacatactgatatgaaacctgaaaatgaacAGTATGGGGACCCTTGAAAAATGTTTTCACTTTAGCCCAATAAAGAGACAACTATATACATTTGAACTATTCAGTATAAAGCATAGGATGACAGTTTATACATGCCAAAGACCCACAGACTTCGAAGGAAAATCACAAAATGTAAATAGAAAACGACTTTTTTGGAAAAATCTTAATTCCCTCTTAGTTGAGGGACAAAGAGGAGAGATGTGAATAGTACCTGGAGGTGATAAAGTCATCTTGTCAAAGGTCCAGTCTTTATTATTGTATGTTGGGTGGCCTTTGGTTTCTGCTTTGGCGGACTGCCCAGCACGAGGAGGCTGGCAGGTCTTCAAAGAGGCTTTTGTCAAATCTTTTATCAGCGATAACTGCTTGCCAGAGGCAGTACGAGTTACCTGTGAGTTAAGAAGAAACAACATCcttactttttttaattgtagATCTCGCAGTTAATCATTTGATTACAGTAAGCAAATGCTGAATGTATTTACCTTCGTCTTAACCTTTTGGCAAGAGTCTTTACTTTTCTGCTTCTTTATTTTTGGGACTGAAAGACAGGCACATCAATAATTCAGTCGGCAGTGTCAGGCATAACCCCCCCGAACAATACTCTATCAAAAACGGATTCAAAACGTTTCACTTGCTTAGGTGTAGATGTCCTGAGTTACATTGCCTCAACATATACCACTTATAGtccagttaaaaaaaaaaactatataatATTTGACCACAATACTCTCAGATGTCATTGGGACTGACATGTGCACCTCTTTAGAAAGATTATTTAAGTGTGTGTATAAATTAAACAAAAAGGGCAAAAAAGGAAGTATCATATTTGGTGTGGAACCATAATAAGGGATGGAAAGGCACCCCGTTGAATTattcccatggctcttatttcatcagtggagagaggagaaccattctAACAGATGGTGGGGGGCAGCTTACCTGTATCGAGGACACTGCCATCGCTGCTAGAGCTGGaatcactgctgctgctgcctgagCTGCTGCTCGCACTGAGGCGTAGGAGCCAGCCGGGGTCAGGCGCCGCCATGACTTTAGCTGTTAACGAAAAATAAGGTTTAATTTGCACTCTCCGTGCCTTGCATGTGGATGCACAATTAGACCCCCTTTTCAACCTGAATTTCAATTAATCTCATCTTCAGACTTCATGATTGTACCCGTTTATATTAACCTTGTATGAATATGCGTAACCAGTAAGTACATTTTGAATCCTATAGCTGCCTCAAGCTCCAACAACTTCCCTTCACATCCTCCACTCTTCTGCCTGATGGACACGTTGCTGTCCTGTTGATGCAGAGTTCACCAGCAGTCTGGTACTAAATAATAAATGTATTGTGAGTGTTTGTCTCTAACCACGAGCATCTTGATTATCAATTGCTTTCTTACTAGTAGCTTAGCTGAGAACTGGCTGCCTCCTTGATTTTTTGGAATAGTTGCATGTGATTAAGCATTTTGGCCCACCTAGTTGTTGTATGTATAATAAAATCACTGTTAATGGATCGTAATCTGCCCTCAATGCATTTtcaaatccaatccaatccactttatttctatcgcacatttaaaaacaacagagttgaacaaagtgctgtacatcaacaactgtataaaaacatagcataaatacataaacagacaggacatgaaacaaatgtaaaacacgAGACAATGAAACCAGATCAAAAACCACAGACTGAGAAACTCTCCTACATGACGTACAAACAATACAAAACACTAGTAAGATAAAAACCAAAATGTAAAAGCACAAGTGtcaaccgtacaccccagcacgtgctctacgctctgcatcagccaaacgactcgctgcacccgcactgcgagggggacccaagttcccatcagcagaaacacgtgggtttgctatcctggctccaaaatggtggaatgagctccccattgacatcaggacagcagatagcttacacaccttccagactgaaaactcatctctttcgactccacttcgagcgatagaattactaacaaagcactggcttatctaaagctagttgagtagcacttgaaatgttttagctctatgaaacctgatgtacttttatgattctgttttcttcagtgtgtatcttgttggtcgaacgcacttattgtaagtcgctttggataaaagcgtcagctaaatgtattgtcatacctggtctgtaaatgcaagggAAAAGAAGTGGGGTTTTAAAtgagatttaaaaacaggcagagTTGAAGCAAGTCTAACCTGGAGGGGCAATTAGTTCCATAATGTTGGAGCTACAACAGCAAAGGCTCCGTCTCCTCGCTGCTTTAACCTCGATTTAGGGACTGCCAGAAGGAGTCTGTCAGCAGACCTCAGTGACCGTGTGGGACGTGTATGGTTTTAAAAGATCTGCCAGGTACGGTGGGGCTAAACCGTTTAGGGCTTTGTATGCAAACAATAACATTTTATTCTAAAACTGACTGGTAGCCAATGTAAAGAGGCGAGTAATATGTTTACGCCTGCCTGTCCTTGTAAGGAGGCGTGCAGCAGCATTCTGGACAGGGAAGCCTGGCTTACTCCAATGtacagagcattgcagtaatccagtttaGTGGATATAAAACAATGTATTACTCTCTCAAAGCCATTCAAAGAAAGGAAAGGCTTGACCTTTACTACAATTCTTAGCTGAAAAAAGCTGGATTTTACCACAACATTGATCTGTCCGTCTAGTTTCAAATCACCATCAATCCGCACACCCAGGTTTGTGACAATGGGTTTCACATATGGGACAAGAGAATCCAGCACAGGCGGGGCATTGGGGCCACCAGTGGGTCCAAACAGTATTACCTAGGTCTTTTATTCATTGCATTTTAAAAAGTTCAAGGCCATCCCGGCTCTGATGTCctgcagacagtcagacagacgtTGCAGAGGGTTTGGATCATTTCTTTTCAGGGGCATGTAGATTTGCGAGTCATATTTTGAGTGCATTTACACCTGTACTCCCATGTGGTCAAACCCTATCCAATCCAATCACCCAAATAGCATGTAAGTGCAAGCTGTAAAGGGGGCATCACATTGTtaatcaaatccagatcttacGCGGCTGCTGTTTATTCTGAATGAAGTGCTGCTCTTCACTGGCAACCTGAGATGTACAGGCATTCTTTAGTTTCCCGCTCTGCATTCCTCCTGCGGCCAGCTTCGCTTCTGCAGGAGGAAGACATAATAACCCTCCATCATCATTAAGCATTCCATAATGAAACAGATTCTGTCAAAAGAAGAGGTATATTTGCTGAAATAGGAAAGCTTAAGCAAGGACTTACTACAAGCTTTCTTGTTGACCTTCCTCAGACACGCTGCAACAAACCTCTGCAGGGCCCTCAGCGTGGAAGGCTTGAgcatttcaaagtcaacttcaaTCTCATCCAGAGAAGAGTCTTGCAGGCAGTTCTCCCTGGCATGGATGATCTTCACCAACTTGCCCAGTTTGTCACCAGGCAGCTTGTCGACATCCGATTTCAGCTGCTTCTTCTCCTGGTAGGTCACTGGAATTGATGGGACCTCATCCTCACACGTTAAAGGTACCCCATGAATATTGTGTCTGTTGCCGTGCCTAGACATATATACAAAAACATCTAATGTTAACTCGGCATCTGTTTTCAAAAAACTTACTTCAAAATTCCTTGTTCAAAGTatcaaatataatataaaagTGGGTTCACTTACAAAGTAGAGCTTTTGCGGTTGGCCAGTTTTTCTACCATAGATTTGTATTTCAAGGATATGTGCTTTAATCTAGCGATATCCTTTTCTTtagcttttttttcttttttcaactTTGCTTTCTTCTTATGTTTCATCACAGGCTCTTGGGCAAGTCTCTTCAGCTCATCGCGGACAGCTTCCAACTGAAAAGCCAGCCATTAATAAGCCAATAAGGTGAAATGCACTGAAGTGAAGAACTTGTGAAAAAGCCATTTGCTCGGTTACTGGCATGTTTCTACCAACCTGCTCCTCTAGGTTGGCCAGCTGAACCGACACCCCTCCTGAGGAACTCTCCGCCTCCGAGGAGCTGTCGCTTTCAGCGCTGGCTGATGTTGGCACACTTCCAACTCGCTCTGCCTTTCCTTTGTCGAGTTGCTGACGAGGTATGGGACAAACATCTACTCCTTCGGGAACCTTCAGATATCGGGTCTCAAAGACGTCCTGTTGATATAAAATTCAAAATACGTTTTGTGGTAGTTAGAAATGAGAACACCACTACTAATGCTTTGACTTCAGTGTGGCCTAGTAGGGATCATAGTTCATGGACATGTATAAAGAACTCTGTTAGTGATCCTATGGTTATTGTTAACCTAATATGTCTGTGTAGCATACACGGTTCTCTGTAAACATGAAAATGATAGTTAGATATTAAATTGGCAACATATACATAGCTGACATTTTTCTCTATAGCATGAGTGTCTACATTTGAAGAACATGCCACAGACAAACCCTACAGCAGTTCAGTGAGATGTGGCCTAGGCTAAATACTAATAATCAGTACAGTAAATCGGTTATCACCACAAATAGTGACCATTTCATTTGAACCTAAATCATTTCTGCAGATAAACAAAACTGCAGGTACCATTCGACCAGTAGTAAAGCTATAGAGCATTGGCATTAAGGGTGGGTCCTCGTTTTGTTACATGCACTGCATGTGGGCTTAGCTGCACTCCATTCTACCGATCGACAGGTGGCGGTGCTAACATTCCAGGAAATATAACGCTGTGACCTTCAACGTACCAAACAAGACAAGGAGGAAGGCGTCTGCTAGCAAGCACATGTTCACAGTGTAGGTTTCAAATTCTTCCAAAAATGGAGGTTGCAAACATTTAATGAAGAAGATTATACATTCTAGACGTTTATGAGTCCTTAAGCATATACGAAATGCATTTGAATGGGAAACATACAACACTTTGTTTCCAAAACATCTCCACATGGTACATTTTCGTATTAGCATAGTGATTTTAAAGAACGAGAAATATATACCTGCAGTTTTCTTGCCATGTAAACCACCTCGTGTGACGGTGGATTGTATTTGTAACAGTTGGAGAACATCAGGCGTACATCAGCGGCAAATTCCTTTGCCTTTTCATACTCCCTTTGATCCATCTTTTTCTGAGAAAATAAGACTGATGAAAATTGATCGGACATATATTGAAAGTAACATAATATGCTAATCATCCATATTCTTACCCTGATGTTGCCGAGGTCCATAGGCTGCTTGATGATGTCATGGTAGTCATGCAGGCCCAGAGTCACAGCATCAACAGGAGTGTAAAAGGGCCAGGCGTAGGCATAGTGTCTCTTGGACAGCATCTCCTTCAGCATGTCGTTACAGAACCTCAGCTGCTCAGACAGGCGCACCTTGCTCTCACAGCCAGGCAAGTCTTTCTTCAGAGGAGGTTTGATGGGCCTTCCACTGCCTCTCCTGGACAATAGCGCACACGGTGCTGAATGTTTCTCAGAGAGGGATTCCTCCCTGCGGCAGATGACGGAGGTGGTGGAGGATGTGGGATCTGCTTTCcttttaaaacctttttttacCTGGGTATTTAGAAACATATTGCACATTTAGAGTAAATTACTATATTAGCTTAAAAAAGCTGTAGGAAGAATGATTGAccatttgttttgtgttatgAGATAAAAGTTTGCCTGAAGGCACATAGACCAATTGTATTGTCCAAATTCTATGAATGATACATTTAGAATGTATTTTAATACTGCTTCCAACTCCAATGAGTATGTATCTTACCCTCTCAAATTGGGAAGTTGTCAGTCTTAAAAAAatgctcatactgcctgtgctgcagcacctcttttccccctctgtctgaaaccagagcccagtttgctctgattggttagcaggccggctctgttgtgattggttaacaaCACACGAGATGTCCTGCCCCTCAGCctgtcacgtacaatgtgtttgtGGGGGAGTGTggaggagagaaactccctctggaatgttagcctttgcagaccatgtacATGCACACAGACCTAGAGACCGCACTACAGGAGAGCAAAAGAGATCCTCATCGTTTTG is a genomic window of Pseudochaenichthys georgianus chromosome 4, fPseGeo1.2, whole genome shotgun sequence containing:
- the brdt gene encoding bromodomain testis-specific protein isoform X1 — encoded protein: MLPNRRTCDEHQIAAKHSTYSSWPSDRTMSGVKVCPTVNGNPPPPEVLNPKNPGRDTNQLQYLEKVVIKALWKHNFSWPFRQPVDAVALGLPDYYKIITKPMDLTTIEKRLQNKYYCGALDCVQDFNNMFTNCYMYNRPGDDIVLMAQTLEKLFLQKLSDMPQEAFELTANNTKEPVKGRKTHTAHAGSVKHRSLMSEVVLQQTVTVIPTDVPKCIPPNQLSLQIDPTVKKGFKRKADPTSSTTSVICRREESLSEKHSAPCALLSRRGSGRPIKPPLKKDLPGCESKVRLSEQLRFCNDMLKEMLSKRHYAYAWPFYTPVDAVTLGLHDYHDIIKQPMDLGNIRKKMDQREYEKAKEFAADVRLMFSNCYKYNPPSHEVVYMARKLQDVFETRYLKVPEGVDVCPIPRQQLDKGKAERVGSVPTSASAESDSSSEAESSSGGVSVQLANLEEQLEAVRDELKRLAQEPVMKHKKKAKLKKEKKAKEKDIARLKHISLKYKSMVEKLANRKSSTLHGNRHNIHGVPLTCEDEVPSIPVTYQEKKQLKSDVDKLPGDKLGKLVKIIHARENCLQDSSLDEIEVDFEMLKPSTLRALQRFVAACLRKVNKKACKAKLAAGGMQSGKLKNACTSQVASEEQHFIQNKQQPPKVMAAPDPGWLLRLSASSSSGSSSSDSSSSSDGSVLDTVPKIKKQKSKDSCQKVKTKVTRTASGKQLSLIKDLTKASLKTCQPPRAGQSAKAETKGHPTYNNKDWTFDKMTLSPPDLSALLSPMASPGVLLDWTAARFEPGPVLSPLAASPLHPREDTRSNFRYAEDLPAQLINVPYTNTASKSAEEGKKEIPQKDIVLKNAESWAKLVRQSITATAIKSSKESFKQFRKVAQKKEELEKALKKKQTEDNKEREAPEKSSLPGPCEADTTLQPTGEDPESPESVCRETQDAIKDVEQQKSPVETQPLSTQSAVDVRREMARRTEQERRRRESMSGIDMSLQRDIMTSFELALD
- the brdt gene encoding bromodomain testis-specific protein isoform X2, giving the protein MSGVKVCPTVNGNPPPPEVLNPKNPGRDTNQLQYLEKVVIKALWKHNFSWPFRQPVDAVALGLPDYYKIITKPMDLTTIEKRLQNKYYCGALDCVQDFNNMFTNCYMYNRPGDDIVLMAQTLEKLFLQKLSDMPQEAFELTANNTKEPVKGRKTHTAHAGSVKHRSLMSEVVLQQTVTVIPTDVPKCIPPNQLSLQIDPTVKKGFKRKADPTSSTTSVICRREESLSEKHSAPCALLSRRGSGRPIKPPLKKDLPGCESKVRLSEQLRFCNDMLKEMLSKRHYAYAWPFYTPVDAVTLGLHDYHDIIKQPMDLGNIRKKMDQREYEKAKEFAADVRLMFSNCYKYNPPSHEVVYMARKLQDVFETRYLKVPEGVDVCPIPRQQLDKGKAERVGSVPTSASAESDSSSEAESSSGGVSVQLANLEEQLEAVRDELKRLAQEPVMKHKKKAKLKKEKKAKEKDIARLKHISLKYKSMVEKLANRKSSTLHGNRHNIHGVPLTCEDEVPSIPVTYQEKKQLKSDVDKLPGDKLGKLVKIIHARENCLQDSSLDEIEVDFEMLKPSTLRALQRFVAACLRKVNKKACKAKLAAGGMQSGKLKNACTSQVASEEQHFIQNKQQPPKVMAAPDPGWLLRLSASSSSGSSSSDSSSSSDGSVLDTVPKIKKQKSKDSCQKVKTKVTRTASGKQLSLIKDLTKASLKTCQPPRAGQSAKAETKGHPTYNNKDWTFDKMTLSPPDLSALLSPMASPGVLLDWTAARFEPGPVLSPLAASPLHPREDTRSNFRYAEDLPAQLINVPYTNTASKSAEEGKKEIPQKDIVLKNAESWAKLVRQSITATAIKSSKESFKQFRKVAQKKEELEKALKKKQTEDNKEREAPEKSSLPGPCEADTTLQPTGEDPESPESVCRETQDAIKDVEQQKSPVETQPLSTQSAVDVRREMARRTEQERRRRESMSGIDMSLQRDIMTSFELALD